In Ostrea edulis chromosome 6, xbOstEdul1.1, whole genome shotgun sequence, a single window of DNA contains:
- the LOC125645786 gene encoding neuronal acetylcholine receptor subunit alpha-6-like: MKWIHYFTVSVIFTDFAFSANITEVETLYTNLLSGYNKYVRPLTSTSVPVYVNATFSLVGIKEFDEVNGKFSVIGFFTIKWSDPRLAWKPLLYSNIYTIALPESQVWIPNLTLVNSYDRIEGLGRGIVPVTFTSTGMAYWSPGDVISSTCDVDVTYYPFDTQSCSMRLTYWGLASTAIVTQAQDTEINMDHFSDHGTWELLDKKLNTIFTSTGSLISIDIKMKRRPAFAVINIVLPMVFMVVLNLLVFVLPVESGERVSYSITVLLAIAVFLTLVGDNLPKTSKPTAILSYFLLADLVLSSLICVFVMFGLTIYYKNDSNNPVPKIIARIVKFCCHPQKYAGRIKNPTAVEPYNENSADKKFPLPDYDEEDGNEVNVTWKMVSNCFDWIVFVTCLLVIVILTILYFSMTM, translated from the coding sequence ATGAAGTGGATACATTATTTTACCGTAAGTGTAATATTCACGGATTTCGCATTCTCGGCTAATATCACAGAAGTGGAGACCTTGTACACTAACTTACTATCTGGCTACAACAAATACGTCCGGCCACTGACATCGACAAGTGTTCCTGTGTATGTGAATGCTACATTTTCTCTCGTCGGAATTAAGGAATTTGACGAAGTTAATGGCAAGTTTTCTGTGATCGGTTTCTTCACCATTAAATGGTCAGATCCACGTCTAGCATGGAAGCCATTACTTTATAGCAATATTTACACCATTGCACTTCCTGAATCGCAGGTCTGGATTCCGAATCTAACGCTTGTCAACTCTTATGACCGTATTGAAGGTCTCGGAAGAGGCATAGTTCCTGTTACATTCACGTCTACTGGAATGGCATATTGGTCTCCTGGTGACGTCATATCAAGCACATGTGACGTAGACGTCACGTATTATCCATTTGATACCCAGTCCTGCAGCATGAGGTTGACGTATTGGGGGCTTGCGTCGACTGCCATCGTGACACAAGCACAGGACACCGAGATCAACATGGACCATTTTTCTGATCATGGAACATGGGAATTACTGGATAAGAAACTGAACACAATTTTTACTTCCACCGGCTCCCTCATTagtattgatataaaaatgaaaaggcGTCCAGCGTTTGCCGTCATTAACATTGTCCTTCCGATGGTTTTCATGGTGGTTTTAAATTTACTAGTATTTGTTTTACCTGTGGAGAGCGGTGAGCGCGTGTCCTACTCTATCACCGTGCTTCTTGCGATCGCCGTGTTTTTAACACTTGTGGGTGACAACCTTCCAAAAACATCAAAACCGACCGCCATATTGTCGTACTTCCTTCTTGCAGATTTGGTACTGAGCTCTCTGATCTGTGTCTTTGTTATGTTTGGGTTGACTATCTATTACAAGAACGACTCTAACAATCCCGTTCCGAAAATAATCGCAAGAATCGTGAAATTCTGTTGTCATCCACAAAAATATGCAGGCCGAATTAAAAATCCGACCGCTGTAGAGCCTTACAATGAAAATTCAGCAGACAAGAAGTTTCCATTGCCTGACTATGATGAAGAAGATGGGAACGAGGTAAATGTGACATGGAAAATGGTTTCTAACTGTTTTGATTGGATAGTTTTCGTCACTTGTCTGCTGGTCATAGTCATATTGACAATTCTGTACTTTTCCATGACGATGTAG
- the LOC125645490 gene encoding neuronal acetylcholine receptor subunit alpha-2-like, with translation MKWIQYLSLCLIFTDSAFSANITEVETLYTNLLSGYNKYVRPLTSTSVPVYVNATFSLVGIQEFDEVNGKFSVIGFFTITWSDSRLAWTPLLYSNLSTIELPESQLWIPNLTLINSYDRIEGLGRGIVPVTVTSTGMAYWSPGDVISSTCDIDVTYYPFDTQSCSMMLTCWGFTPTAIVTQAQDTQISLDYFSEHGTWELLDKKLNTFLTSTSSFISIDMKLKRRPAFAVINIVLPMVFMVVLNLLVFVLPVESGERVSYSITVLLAIAVFLTLVGDNLPKTSKPTAMLSYFLLADLVLSSLICVFVILGLTIYYKDDSEKPVPNIIARIVKFCCHSQKWTGRIKNQTIVEPYKDNSADKKFSLPDYDEEDGDEVKVTWKMVSNCFDWIVFVTCLLVIVILTILYFSMTM, from the coding sequence ATGAAGTGGATACAATATCTTAGCCTGTGTCTAATATTCACAGATTCGGCATTTTCGGCTAATATTACAGAAGTGGAGACCTTGTACACTAACTTACTATCTGGCTACAACAAATACGTGCGGCCACTGACATCGACAAGCGTTCCTGTGTATGTGAATGCTACGTTTTCTCTCGTCGGAATTCAGGAATTTGACGAAGTTAATGGCAAGTTTTCTGTGATCGGTTTCTTCACCATTACATGGTCAGATTCACGTCTAGCGTGGACGCCATTACTTTATAGCAATCTTAGCACCATTGAACTTCCTGAATCGCAGCTCTGGATTCCGAATCTAACGCTTATCAACTCTTATGACCGTATTGAAGGTCTCGGGAGAGGCATAGTTCCTGTCACAGTCACGTCTACTGGAATGGCATATTGGTCTCCTGGTGACGTCATATCAAGCACATGCGACATAGACGTCACATATTATCCATTTGATACCCAGTCTTGCAGCATGATGTTAACGTGTTGGGGGTTTACTCCGACTGCCATCGTGACACAAGCACAGGACACCCAGATAAGCTTGGACTATTTTTCAGAACATGGAACATGGGAACTACTGGATAAGAAACTGAACACATTCTTAACTTCCACCAGCTCCTTCATTAGTATTGACATGAAACTGAAAAGGCGTCCAGCGTTTGCCGTCATTAACATTGTCCTTCCGATGGTTTTCATGGTGGTTTTGAATTTGCTAGTATTTGTTTTACCTGTGGAGAGCGGTGAGCGCGTGTCCTACTCTATCACCGTGCTTCTTGCGATCGCCGTGTTTTTAACACTTGTGGGTGACAACCTTCCAAAAACATCAAAACCGACCGCCATGTTGTCGTACTTCCTTCTTGCAGATTTGGTACTGAGCTCTCTGATTTGTGTCTTTGTTATTCTTGGGTTGACTATCTATTATAAGGACGACTCAGAAAAACCCGTTCCGAACATAATCGCAAGAATCGTGAAATTCTGTTGTCATTCACAAAAATGGACTGGCCGAATTAAAAATCAAACTATTGTAGAACCTTACAAAGACAATTCAGCAGACAAGAAGTTCTCATTGCCTGACTATGATGAAGAAGATGGGGACGAGGTAAAGGTGACATGGAAAATGGTTTCTAACTGTTTTGATTGGATAGTTTTCGTCACTTGTCTGCTGGTCATCGTCATATTGACAATTCTGTACTTTTCCATGACGATGTAG